The genomic DNA ATCGCCGGCTGGAAGGGCATCGCCGAGTCCGACATGGTGCTGCTGCCCGATCCGTCCAGCGCCTACATCGACCCGTTCACCGCCGACCCGACCATCATCCTGGTCTGCGACGTGCTCGACCCGGCCACCATGCAGGCCTACCCGCGTGACCCGCGCGGCATCGCGCGCCGCGCCGAGGCCTTCCTGAAGTCGTCGGGCATCGCCGAACAGGCGTTCTTCGGCCCCGAGCCCGAGTTCTTCATCTTCGACTCGGTGCGCTATGCCAACGAGATGGGCAACACCTTCTTCCACATCGATTCCGAGGAAGCGGCGTGGAACACCGGCCGCGAGTACCCGGGCGGCAACCACGGCTACCGCCCCGGGGTGAAGGGCGGCTACTTCCCGGTCGCACCGCTGGATTCGCTGCACGACCTGCGCGCGGAGATGTGCAAGACCCTCGGGCAGATCGGCATCGAGGTCGAGGTGCACCACCACGAAGTCGCCAACGCCGGCCAGTGCGAGATCGGCACGCGCTTCAACTCGCTGGTCAAGAAGGCCGACGAGCTGCTGGCGATGAAGTACGTGATCAAGAACGTCGCGTTCCGAAACGGCAAGACCGCCACCTTCATGCCCAAGCCGATCGTCGGCGACAACGGCAGCGGCATGCACGTGCACCAGTCGCTGGCCAAGGGCGGCAACAACCTGTTCTCCGGCGACGGCTACGGCGGCCTGAGCCAGATGGCGCTGTGGTACATCGGCGGTGTGTTCAAGCACGCGCGTGCCTTGAACGCGTTCACCAACGCCGGCACCAACAGCTACAAGCGACTGGTGCCGGGCTTCGAGGCGCCGGTGATGCTGGCCTACTCGGCGCGCAACCGCTCGGCGAGCTGCCGTATCCCGTACGTGGCCAACCCGAAGGCGCGCCGCATCGAGTTCCGCTTCCCGGATCCGATCCAGTCCGGCTACCTCACCTTCGCCGCGCTGCTGATGGCCGGCCTCGACGGCATCAGGAACCAGATCGATCCGGGCGGCCCCAGCGACAAGGACCTCTACGACCTGCCGCCGGAAGAGGAGAAGAACATCCCCAAGGTCGCGCACTCGCTCGACCAGGCGCTGGAGGCACTCGACGCCGACCGTGGCTTCCTCACCGCCGGTGGTGTGTTCACCGACGACTTCATCGATGCCTACATCGATCTGAAGATGAAGGAGGTCACCGCGTTCCGCTCGGCGACCCATCCGCTCGAGTACCAGATGTACTACACCATCTGATCGCGCCCGCTGTCCTCTCCCGTGCGCGGGAGGGCCATGCACGAACCCTTCTCCCGCATGCGGGAGAAGGTGGCGCGAAGCGCCGGATGGGGCCCGACTGGCCGCCGGCACCTGCCTGCGCTATACCGGTGCACCCCCGCTTCCCGGACTGCATCGCACCGTGATCCGCACGCTCCTGCTTGCCTCCTGCATCGCATTCCTCGCCGCCTGCAGCCACGCCCCGCCGCGCAACCCGATGGCGCAGTGGGTGGAATCACCCAACCACGATGCACGCCGGCCGACGCTGATCGTCGTCCACTACACCGAGCAGGACTCCGCCGCGCAGAGCCTGCACACGCTGCGCACCGGCAACCGCTTCGGCCCGGTCAGCGCGCACTACCTCATCGGCGCCGACGGCACGCTGTACCAGCTGGTCGCCGACGAGCGCCGCGCCTGGCATGCGGGTGCGGGCAGCTGGGGCACCATCAGCGACGTCAATTCCGCCTCGATCGGCATCGAGCTCGACAACGACGGCCACAGCCCGTTCGCCGATGCGCAGATCGACGCGCTCATCGCACTGCTCGGCGACCTCACCACGCGCCTGCGCATCCCGCGTACGCACGTGATCGGCCATTCCGACCTCGCACCCGGTCGCAAGGTCGATCCCGGCCCGCTGTTTCCCTGGCAGCGCCTGGCCGGGGCCGGCTTCGGCATCTGGCCGGCCGCCGATGCACCGCCCGCGCCGGAAGGCTTCGATCCGCTGGTCGCCCTGCGCCTGCTGGGTTACCCGCTCGACAATCCCTCGGCGACGATCCGCAGCTACCGCATGCGCTTCCGCGGCGACAGCGCCGACACCCTGGACGCCGAAGACCTGCGCATCCTGCATGCGCTCACGCGCCACGAGCCCGTGCCGGCGCGGTAGCGGGCGCTGGGAGGAGGTGCCGGGTTCGGCGTTGCCCGTTCGGGGACACGCTCGATGCGAGCCCGGGCGGAGCCAGAGCCAGAGCAGGGCATTTCTGGCGGGTACCGCAGAGCACAACGGAGCAATTCACGCACGCACGAACACTCCAGCAGCAGGCGTTCGCGTCTCGTCTGGAGAGAAGCCTTTCTCAAGCTTTCTTCCGCCTGGGGGCAGTCCACGCGGCCCGCCGCGGCCACAGGGGGATGCCCAGCCGGATATCTCCGCGTCCTGCTCCCACATCCGGCCGCCGGCCATCCATGGCCGGCTCTGGACATCCCCCTGCGTCCGCGGCGGGCACCGACACGGCGTCGAGTCGGGAAGAAGGTCAACGGCGAAGAGCCCCAGACCCGTCGTGGCAGTGACCAACTTCGGCTGCCGCGCTGCTGACCTTCATGCCGCAACTGCCGACGCATGAGCGTGTTGGGCGACGGCTTCAGCAAAAACCGCCGCCGCTTTCCATGCGGTAGCCGGGGAGTCCAGCGTGTGCCATCGCGGACGACTGCAGACCACCGGCCCCGTTCTCCGTGCCGAAACCCACGAACGTTCTGGCCCGTCGCGTGCATCGGGGGATGTGCTCCCAGCCGGCCATGGATGGCCGGCGGCCGGCCGTGGTAGCTGGACGCGGACTCCGGCCGGGGGAGCACATCCCCCGATGCGCGCGACGGGCAGCGCGGGTCACACC from Luteimonas sp. YGD11-2 includes the following:
- the glnA gene encoding type I glutamate--ammonia ligase, with product MSFEQVEKLVKDHKVEFVDLRFTDMRGVQHHVTYPASILEPGLFEDGVMFDGSSIAGWKGIAESDMVLLPDPSSAYIDPFTADPTIILVCDVLDPATMQAYPRDPRGIARRAEAFLKSSGIAEQAFFGPEPEFFIFDSVRYANEMGNTFFHIDSEEAAWNTGREYPGGNHGYRPGVKGGYFPVAPLDSLHDLRAEMCKTLGQIGIEVEVHHHEVANAGQCEIGTRFNSLVKKADELLAMKYVIKNVAFRNGKTATFMPKPIVGDNGSGMHVHQSLAKGGNNLFSGDGYGGLSQMALWYIGGVFKHARALNAFTNAGTNSYKRLVPGFEAPVMLAYSARNRSASCRIPYVANPKARRIEFRFPDPIQSGYLTFAALLMAGLDGIRNQIDPGGPSDKDLYDLPPEEEKNIPKVAHSLDQALEALDADRGFLTAGGVFTDDFIDAYIDLKMKEVTAFRSATHPLEYQMYYTI
- a CDS encoding N-acetylmuramoyl-L-alanine amidase, translating into MRTLLLASCIAFLAACSHAPPRNPMAQWVESPNHDARRPTLIVVHYTEQDSAAQSLHTLRTGNRFGPVSAHYLIGADGTLYQLVADERRAWHAGAGSWGTISDVNSASIGIELDNDGHSPFADAQIDALIALLGDLTTRLRIPRTHVIGHSDLAPGRKVDPGPLFPWQRLAGAGFGIWPAADAPPAPEGFDPLVALRLLGYPLDNPSATIRSYRMRFRGDSADTLDAEDLRILHALTRHEPVPAR